CGGCCCAACCACCACTACCACCTGGGAACCATCGGCTACACGGCCATCAAGAAGGGCGACGAGAAGCGGGTACGCATGCTCCTCGGCATCCTCGACTACCTGGCCGCGCCCTACGGCACGAAGGAGCGCGAGTTCGTCGAGTTCGGCACCGAGGGAACCGACTTCACCTACGACGCCAAGGGCTTCCCGCAGCGTACGAAGAAGGGGAAGCAGCAGGTCGAAGGGCTCCACAGCGGTCTGTCCACGGCGACGATCGCCCCCTTCGTGCTGCAGCCCTCGCTCTTCCCCGGCACCGAGGGGCCGCAGGACGTGCGGACGATCTACGAGGTCGAGAAGAAGCTCACCGGGACGGCCGTCGCCAACCCGACCGTCGGGCACTACTCCGACGCCTACACCGAGCACTACGGACGGATGTCGACGGAGGCCACCGACCTGGTCAACGACATCGTGAGCGGCCGCAAGAAGATCAGCGAGTGGAAGCCGTTCTGGTCGGAGTGGCACTCCAAGGGCCTGGACCGGATGGCCGGGGAGTTCCAGAAGTCGATCGAGCAGAGCGCCTGAGAAACGGCGGCGCGGGCCCCAGGGGGTCCGCGCCGCCCCGGTTTCGCAAACCGTTACGGGACGACGGTGACCGGCCAGCGGCCGGCCTTCACCAGGCGGACGGCCACCGAACCGACGAAACGGTGCCCGGCCGACTCCGAGGCACCGACCACCACGGCGTCGGCCTTCAGCTCGTCGGCCGCCGTGACCAGCCCGTTGTACGGATCACCTCGGAAGGTGTGGAACTCCCACCGCACGTTCCATATGTCCTTGAGGCGCTCCGTCGACTCGCGGATCTCGCTCACCAGGCCCTCCGCCACCTCGCCGGTGACATCGGCGACCGGAGCCCCGAGTGCGGCGCCGGCCGGCATCACCGGCTGGACGTAGACGAGGGCGAGCATGGCGTTCTGCCGTCGCGCCAGTCCGGCGGCGTAGGCGGCGGCGCGCATGGAGGACTCGGACCCGTCGATGCCCGCGACGATCACCTTGGGACCGTCAGTGCCCCGTTCGAACTGATGGCGTTGCTGCTCTGTCACGGCAGTGAGGCTATCCGCTCCCTCCGCGCACGCACCGCCGGGTCGCGCCGAAGCCCCGCACGGGGCCGCCGGTCAGCGGGGATTCGCTCCTCCCATCGGGTGCAAATCGCCTCGCGCCCGGTGTCGGGGGTACACGTGGACGGACCGCCGTGCGAGCAGTTGGCCATGAAATCAGATCAGCAGCCTCCCGACCGACGCACCCTTCTGCGGCTGGCGCTCGGCCTCGGAGCCGCCACCGCCGTGCATCTGATCGCCGCCGACCCCGCGGCCACGCCCGTCCGTCCCGGTGGCGCGCCGCCCGCCGGAGCCGCAGGGCCGCCCGCACACGCGAGGGCGCGGACCTCCGCGTACCGGCTCCAGCCCATGACGGCCCAGACCCCGCCCCGGTTCCGGCGGGCGGCGCCGGCCGTACGGACCCGGCCGCTGGAGGAGCTGCCGGACCTCGGGCGTTCCATGGTCCTCAGCTTCGACGACGGACCCGATCCCCGGTACACCCCGGGCATCCTGGCCACCCTGCGCGAGCACCGGGTCCGGGCGATGTTCTTCGTCTGCGGCGAGATGGCCGTCGACAACCAGGACCTGCTGCGCGAGATGGCGGCCGACGGCCATCTGGTCGGCAACCACTCCTGGTCCCATCCGCTGATCCCGCGGCTGTCGCGGGCCGGCATCCGCGACGAGCTGGGCCGTACCAGTGACGTCATCGAGAAGGCGCTCGGCGAGGCCCCGCTCTGGTACCGGGCGCCGTACGGCGCGTGGAACCGCAACTCCTTCGAGGTCGGTTCGGCCCTGGGCATGGAACCCCTGGCCTGGACCGTCGACACCCTCGACTGGACCGCGCCGGGCACCGACACCATCGTCCGCCGGGTCCTGGACGGTGCGGCGCCCGGCGTCGTCGTGCTGTCCCACGACGCGGGCGGCGACCGTTCGCAGAGTGTCGCCGCACTGCGCCGGTATCTGCCCGAACTGCTCGCCGACGGCTACCGCATCACGGTCCCGCACCGCAGGTGAGGGCGCGGCGGCTGCGGCGCGCTGCGGTCAGCGCGTCGCGACCATCCGGGCGAAGACGACCACGTTCCCGTCGTACCCGCCGGCCTTGGAGTAGCCGCCGCCACAGGTGATGACCCGGAGCTCCGCATGGCCCGTGTCTCCGTACACCCGGGCTCCGGGGAAGTCGTTCTTGGCGAACACGTCGACCCCGTACACCTCGAACACCGCGATCCGGCCGTCGTAGCGGGCCACCTCGACGCGCTGCCCCTTCTTGATGGCACCCAGACCGTAGAAGACCGCGGGCCCCGACATGTTGTCGACGTGACCGACGACCACGGCGGTGCCGCGCTGGCCGGGCGAGATGCCGTTCTGGTACCAGCCCGCGAGGTTGGGGTCCTCCGGGGGCGGTGCCTCGATCCAGCCGTTCGGATCCAGGTTCACATCGATCATCGGCGCGTCCACCCGGATCGAGTTGATCTTGACGCGGGCGGCGGGCGCGTAAGGCAGCGGCTGGACCGGATCGCCGGCGAGCGGCGCCGCCGCCGGGTCCTGACGCTCCTTCAGCGAGGCCGCCGCCGCGGGCTGCGGTGGCCCCGGTGCGAGATCGGTGCCGTTCCGCATGAGGGCGAGGCCAGTGAGCATCACCAGGGCGATCGCGCCCCACGGCGCGCGTCTGGTCCGCTCGGCGCCCCAGTGGTCCCGGCCCATGGTTCTCCCTTCGTCGCGACGATTGGAACGCTAGGTGCGCGGCGGCGCGGCGGCGATCAGGGAAGGGCGAACGGGTGGCGGCCGATCCGGGGGCCGCTGTGACGAACTACCCCGCACGGGCCCGGATCGGGCTCTTCGGAGTAATGAGCAGATAAAACTTCTGACGGTCTGTGACCTGCGGCTCCGTCAGATTCGAGGGCCTCCGCGCGGCGTGTCGGCTCACCGGTGTGGAGCAGTGCCGAAGTGCGACAACAGGAAGATCTGGTGAGTGTTCGTCATGGGACGCGTATCCGTCGATCGATCCCGGAGGACATGACTCCGGGGCGCTTCCCGCTGGAGGTTCAACAATGCGTGCTTCACGCGCTCTCGCGGTGACCGCGACCGCTTTCGCGGCCGTCGGCCTCGCCGCCCCCATGGCCGCCGCGACCAACGGTCCGAGCGATGTCATGGTCAACCCGTTCTCGGTGCACCAGGGCGCCACGATGCAGGTCAGCGCGGTGGGCTGCGGTCACGGCGGCAAGGTGTGGTCGAACGCCTTCCCGACGACGAACCTGTCGGCGGGTTCCACCGGGTTCGCGACCGCCCACATCCGGCCCAACGCCACCCCGGGGCACTACAACCTGTCGGTGAAGTGCAACGACAACGAAAAGATCGCCACGCACAAGTTCACCGTGCTCGAGGGCCAGGGGGCCCAGGGCGGGCTCGGCGGCTCCATGGGACCGAGCTCGATCGAGATGCAGATCGGTGGTGGACTGGTGGCCGCGGCGGCCGTCGGTGGCGCCGTCTTCATCGTCCGTCGTCGACGGACCGGCCATGCGGCGGTCTAAGGCGTCGAACCTCCCGCCCGGCCCGATACGCCCGTCGCCCCGAGTCCTGGATCAGGACCCGGGGCGACTGTCGTGCGTCCGGCGGTTCACGCCGCTCAGTGGCTGCCGCGCCGTCGACGCAGGAGATAGACGGTGCCGCCTGCGGCTGCCAGCACCAGGGCGGTACCCGCAGCGATCTCGCCGGCGTCGATGCCGTCGACGCTGCCGCCCATACCGCCCTGCACACCACTGGGTGGGGTGAGGGCCGTGGCACTGGAGGTCGGACTGAGGGTGGTGGGTGAGACGGTGGGGGTACTCGTCGCGCCGCCGGTGATGGTCAGGTTGACCATGCGTACGGTGCCGCCGCAGTTGAACGTCACTTCGTAGACGGCCCCCCGCTTGGCGTCCCAGTCGACCGTGGCCGTGGCCGACTGCCCACTGGGGATCGTCGTCGTGTCGAACACGCCCGACGAGGCGGTGGCCGCCACGTCGCACCCCATGGCGCCCAGGGTGACCTGGCCGCCGGGTGCGATCACCGAAGGGGTGACCGAGGGGGTGAATGACGTGGTCGTGCCGTCCGAAGCGGCGTATGCGGCCGTGACCGGCGCCGCCAGGGCGAGAGCGGCGGAGCCGAGCAGGGCAACAGGTGCGACACGTATCGCGCGCATGGTGAATCCTCCGGGTCCCCGAGGGGCACTTGCGGAACGGTTTCCACAAAGCAGCAGAAATGCACCTCGATGCCCGAAAGGCTAGAAGTGGCCCATATCACCCGCGAACGGTGTCCGGCGAATGGGGCAGCTTTGTCCCCCGAGCGGCGCACAGCGGGCGTGTCGCCCGAGGTCGGGACGGCTATCCGCCGGAGGCGTGCGGGAAGAGATCCACGAACGGCGCGGTGGTCGCCGAGATGCCCCGTCCGAAGGGTGAGTCGAAGTCCCAGATCAGGAAGAGGAGGAAGGCGATCAGCACGCTGAAGAGGCCAGCGAGCAGCAGCTCACGGAAGGTTCTGCGGATCTGCAGCGTGAAGATCAGCCCCACCGTGACCATCGCCCCCGTGATCAGGCCGAACCACACCACCCCGGGCATCGTCGCGCCCGCGCTCTGCCCCCGGGAGCCGCGGGCGTCGTCCGCCGCGGCCACCTGGTCCACCAGTGGCTGATATGCCTGCCCCTCGTGGTCGGTCTTCGGCTCGTAGTCGGTGACGTCGGCCCGTACGCGGTCCAGCAGCCGGGTGCCCCGGTCGGTGAGGCTCCCCGTCTCGGTCATGGCCTTCCACTCGTCCTCGACCACATAGGTGACATATGCATTGACATCGGCTCGGATGCGGTCGCGGACCTCGACCGGATAGACGGACGACCGGGCGCTCACCTCGTGCAGGGCCTGGGCCTCCAGGCGTACGGACTCCTGGGCCGCGCTCCGCCCCTCCCAGACGCCCGCGATGGCGAGGCCGAGCACGATCGCGTACACCACGCCGATCATCATCGTCATGTACTCGATGACGTCCGGAGTCTCGGACGGGTCGTCGTCCTCGCCGATGCGGCGGTTGTTGAGGACGGCGATGGTGAGCACGACAGCGCAGGCCGAGGCCATGGCAATGGTCAGAACAAGCCATTCCGACATGGGTTTCTCCGTGGATCAGCGGGACGAGCGTGGCCGCAGGACGGCGACGGCGAATACGGCGGGTGCGGTGATCAGCAGGGTGAGGGAGACCAGGGACGGGCCGCCCTTCGGTGCTTTACGGGTGGGCTTGCGGTACGTGGGGAGCGCCACGGGCTCGGGCGGAGGAGGCTTCGGGCGTGCGGACGGGGGCGGCGGCGGCGCGGGCTCCGGCTCCGGTTCGGGGGCCGGAGGCGGTGGTGGTGGAGGTGGTGGAGGGGGCGGTGGAGGCTCCGGGGGCGGCGGAGGCGGGGGAGGAGGCGGTGGCGGGGGAGGGGGAGGCGGTGGTGGGGGCGGTGGCTCCGGGGGTGGCGGTGGTGGCGGGGCCGGTTCGGAGACCGCCACGCAGTTCCCCTCGCCCGCCACGGCGACCGACGAACTGCCGTCGCCCTGCCCGATGGAGGCGACGGCGCAGCTGTCACCGGTCGCGGGCACGGGCACGGCGCACAGCCATACGAGTGCGGCGGCTGCCGAGAGCCGCCCGATGCGTGATCCGTACACGACCGGGAGCATGTGCCGGGCCGCACAGGGACACGCCCGCCGGGACGAGGATTCCCCTGATGGTGGGGACCTTGTGCGGTTCAGGTTTGCGGGGCCCCGGAAATTTTCTCCGCGCCCTTTGAACGCGGAGGGACCGGCCACCCGTACCTAGGGCCATGAGCGACGCGGTCCCGCGTCGTAACCGGCAGAAGGACAACGGGAGTCGACATGAATACCTGGCGCAACGCCTCGCTCGTGGTGACGGCGACGGCCCTGCTGGCGCTGACGACGGCGTGCGGTCAGGAGAAGGGCACCGATGCACCGAACGGGCAGACCGTGGGCAATGCCCTCCCCGCGGAGCAGCCCGCAGACAGTGGATACGGCTCGGACGGAGGCTACGGCTCGGAAGCCGGAACCGACGCCGCCGCCCCCAAGGCGGCCGGGCAGCTCGCCGTGTGGGACAGCAAGAGTCTGGGCAAGGTCCTGACCGACAGCGCGGGCTTCACCCTTTACCGCTTCGACAAGGACACCGCGAGTCCGCCCGCGTCGAATTGCGAGGGGGAGTGCGCGAAGACCTGGCCGGTCGTTCCCGCAGGTAATGCGGTTGCCGCGCCGGGTACCGATGCCGGTCTGCTCGGAGAGGTCGTACGCGCCGACGGCACCAAGCAACTCACTGTGGCGGGCTGGCCGATGTACCGGTACGCCCAGGACACCGGGCCGGGCGACGCCAAGGGGCAGGGTGTCGGAGGGACCTGGTTCGCCGCCGCACCCGACGGGAAGAAGGCCGCGGCGAACGCCGGCGGTGCGGAGCCGGCCGACCTCGCGGGGCTTTCCGTCCGCAAGGATCCGAAACTCGGAGAGATCGTCGTCGACAAGCGCGGTATGACGGTCTACCGGTTCAAGAAGGACTCCGCCTGGCCGATGAAGTCGGCCTGCACGGGCGACTGTCTGAAGAAGTGGCCCGTAGTCGAACCGGTGGCGAAAAATGATGTGGAGGGCATCACCACGAAGGGCTTTGTCACCTTCGACCGGCCCGACGGTATCAAGCAGCAGTCACTCGACTGCTGGCCGATTTACACCTTCTCCGGTGATGCCAACCCCGGGGACACCAACGGGCAGGGTGTCGGCGGAACATGGTACGCGGTGTCGCCCGACGCCAAACTGGTCGGCGCGCCCAAGTAAGGGGATCCGAGGGCTCGTGCGTGCCGGTCCGTCGCTGAATGTTCACCCGCAGCGACGGACCGCCGCACATGCCCATGGAGTGTGACCAATAACGGACCGCGAATTTCCGTTTCCGCTCGCTCTCCTGGCGGTCGATCAGTAGCCTCTGGTCAACACTGACCATGAACATGGCCGGATCGCCGTGGCGACTTGTTGGAGACATCGATGGAGCGTCCCGCCTGGGCACCGCAAGGCATTGACATTTCGGTGCCGAGCGTGTCCCGCATGTATGACTTCTATCTGGGCGGATCGCACAATTTCGAGGTGGACCGGGAAGCTGCCCGTAAGGCCATGGAGTTCATGCCGGGCCTTCCCAAGATCATGCAGGCGAATCGCGCCTTTATGCGCCGGGCGGTGCACTACGCCGCAACTGAGGGCATCAGTCAGTTCCTGGACATCGGTTCCGGCATTCCGACCTTCGGCAATGTTCATGAAGTCGCCCAGGCCGCCGACTCCGGCGCCAGGGTGGCGTACGTCGATCACGACCCGGTAGCCGTCGCGCACAGCCAGGCGGTGCTGGAAGGCGTCGGCAACGCGGTGATCGCCGCCGCCGATCTGCGCAGCCCTCAGGAGATCCTGAAGAACCCCGAGGTCTCCGGTCTCCTCGACTTCGACCGGCCGGTGGCGCTGCTCCTCGTCGCGGTCCTGCACTTCATCGAGGACACCGACGATCCGTACACCGCCGTCGCCGAACTGAGCGAGGCACTCGCCCCCGGCAGCCTGATCGTCATCACCCACGCCTCGTACGAGGGGATTCCGCTCAGTCAGGAGGAGGCGGGGGGCACCGTCGATGTCTACCGCAACATCCGCAACCCGCTCGTCATGCGGTCGCGCGCCCAGGTGAGCCGGTTCTTCGAGGGATACGAGATGGTCGACCCCGGCCTCGTCTCGATGCCCAACTGGCGTCCGGAAGCCCCCGTGGTGGAGGGTCAGGAAGATCCATTCGCCTTCTCGGGCTTCGCAGGGGTAGGACGCAAGGCGTGAGTATTCCCGCCCAGGCGTCCGGTGCCCCGGACGCGGAACCGGACGGTCCCGAGGGCCGGCTCCGGAGATTCGCCACGATCTGGAGCCGGGCGATCTTTCCGTCCACGGCCACCTCCATGACGCGCCAGGAGTTCGAACAGCATCTGCTGCCGCTCGCACGTGAGTTGAGCGAGATCCTGCACGCACGGCCCTTCGACCCGGCGCCCGCGCACGGGGTCGGGGGCGCGCTCGTCGCCGCGCACTGCACGGACCCGGACGCGCTCAGCTCGACGCTCGGCGTCATCGACTCGTACCTGGTGCTCTACTGCGGAAGCAACGGCCCGGTGGAGCTCTCGACCGAGGACAGCCGGGCCCGCTGCGCGCGGATGCAGCACGCGTTCGCCGGCGGATTCACGCGGGCGCTGCGCGAGCGGACCCTCGCCGAGCAGGAGGCCATCGCCCGCTCGGCGCTCGTCGCGCGCTCGCACGCCGAACACGTCCTGCACGCCACCGAGGCGCGGTTCCGTGCCGTCTTCAGCGACGCGGCGATCGGCATCGGCATCGCGGATCTCGAAGGCAACATACTGGAGGTCAACGACACCCTCACCCGGATGTTCGGCGGCCTCGAACACCACGTCCGCAGTCACAAGGTGAACGAGTGGGTCCACCCCGAGGACTCACCGCAGGTGTGGAAGTACTACAACGAGCTGGTACGCGGCGAACGCGAGCACTACCGCGTCGAGAAGCCCTACTACCGCAACGACGGCACCGTCCTGTGGACCAACCTCACGGTGTCGCTGCTGCGGGACTCCGAGGGCAAGCCCGAATACCAGCTCGCGCTGATGGAGGACACCACCGAGCGCCGGCTGCTCAACCTCCGGCTGCGTTACGAGGCCACCCACGACGCGCTCACCGGGCTGCCCAACCGGACCCTGTTCTTCGAGCGGCTGGAGAAGGCGCTCGCGGCGAAGGGCGGAACCCGTTTCGGGCTCTGCTACCTCGACCTCGACGGCTTCAAGGCGATCAACGACAGTCTGGGCCACGCGGCGGGGGACCGGCTGCTGGTCGAGGTCGCGGACCGGCTGCAGAGCTGTGCCACCGCACCGGGCGAGATGGTGGCCCGGCTCGGCGGCGACGAGTTCGTGGCCCTGACGACCGGACCGAGCACGGAGGACGAGGTCGACGAGCTGGCCTGCCGGATTCTCGGGGTGCTCGCCACGCCGATCCGGCTCGACGGCCGCGAGCTGACGGTGCGCGGGTCCATCGGCGTGGTCGAGGGCCCGGCCGGTGAGCGCACCGCGGCCGAGGTGCTGCGCAGCGCCGACATCACGATGTACCGGGCCAAGTCGGCGGGCGGCAACCGTTTCGAACTCGCGGACGAGGAGGCCGACGCCCGTGCCATCACCCGGCACGGGCTGACCACGGCGCTGCCCGCGGCGCTGGACCGGGGCGAGTTCTTCATCGAGTACCAGCCCCTGGTGCACCTCGGTGACGGCAGCGTGCACGGTGCGGAGGCGCTGGTGCGCTGGTGCCATCCGCAGCACGGTGTGCTCGGTCCCGACCGCTTCATCCCGCTCGCCGAACACACCGGTCTCATCGTGCCGTTGGGGCGGTGGGTGCTGGAGGAGTCGGTGCGGCAGGCCAACTTCTGGCAGGAGCGGCACAGTGACGGCGGCCCGCTGAGGATCAACGTCAACCTCTCGCCGACCCAGTTGCACCATCCGCGGCTGGTCGCCGAGACGGTCGACGTACTGGAGCGTTCCGGTCTGGAGCCGGGGGCGCTCTGCCTGGAGGTCACCGAGTCCGCGCTGATCGGTGCCGACGACGATCTGCTCAAGCCCCTGCGGCAGCTGGCGGAGATGGGTGTCGACATAGCGCTCGACGACTTCGGCACCGGTTACTCGAACCTGGCGAATCTCCGGCGGCTGCCGGTGAGTGTGCTCAAGCTGGACCGTTCGTTCACCCAGGGGATGCAGCAGCATCCGGCGGACCCGGTCGACCTGAAGATCGTCGAGGGGATCGTCTCGCTCGCCCACAGCCTGGATCTGGCCGTGACGGTGGAGGGCGTGGAGACCGGCGCCCAGGCCGAGCAGCTCCGGCAGCTGGGCTGCGACACGGCCCAGGGCTGGTACTACGCACGTCCGGGCGCACCGGACCGTATCCACTCACTGCTCCTGGCCGACGCGGTGTGAGGACGCGGGAAGGCGCTCCCGATCGCCGGTCCGGCCCGGCTTCTCCCCTGTAGGGGACGAAGCCGGGCCGGACCGGCGCGGACGCCCCGCCGGGCCCGTCCGGCGACGGAGGACGAGCGGTCAGGTCCGCTCCGGCCCATGGGCGGCCAGCAACACCTTCTGCAGCTCCCGCGCCGCCCGCGGCGGCGCGACGTCACTGCGGTGCGCCAGCGCGATCGTCCGCCGCAGACCGGGCGAGGCGAGCGGCGTGGTCCGCAGATCGTGTCCGGCCCGGTTCGCGACCATGCTCGGCACCACCGCCACGCCGAGCCCCGCCCGTACGAAGCCGAGCACCGCGTCCATCTCGCCGCCCTCCACCGTGAACGACGGCTCGAAGCCTTCGGCGCGACAGGCCGCGACGGTCAGCTCCCGCAGGTCGTAGCCGTGCCGGAACATGACGAGGGGCGCGCCCTGGAGATCGGCGATCCGTACGCGGCCCTTCCGGCCGGGCGCGGGCTCCGCCGCCGACGACACCACGACCAGGTCCTCGTGCAGCAGCTCCACCGTGGTCAGCGCGGGCGACGCGGCCGGCAGGGGGAGTACGACGAGCGCGAGATCCAGCGCCCCACGGGCCAGCTGCCGTACGAGGTCGTGCGAACCGCCCTCCTCCAGCAGGAGCCGAATCCCGGGGTGCAGATCGTGGAAGGCGCGCAGGACATCGGGCAGCAGGCCCGTACAGAGGCTGGGCGTCGCACCGAGCCTGATGCGGCCCCGGCGCAGCTGGACCAGCTCCTGCACCTCGTGCCGTGCGGTATCGGCGTCGGCCAGAATCCGCCGGGCCAGCGGCAGCAGGGCCTCGCCCGCGTCGGTCAGGGCGATGTTGCCCCGGGCCCGGCTGAACAGCTCGGCGCCCAGTTCGCTCTCCAGCGCCTTGATCTGCTGGGAGAGCGAGGGCTGGGAGACGTGCACCTCCTCGGCGGCGCGGGTGAAGTGCCGGGTCTCGGCCACGGCGACGAAGTAGGCGAGCTGCTGGAACTGCATGAGTCGACGATAGCCTCCCACGATAGGGTCAGGCTATGGATATGAGCCATTCCATGTCTTGGACTGATGGGGCATCTCGGCCCTAGCGTCGTGTCCATGGCATTGGCAACACGGACGGACCGGCGGCCGTCCATGACGCGCACGCTCTGGGACTCCACCGTCGGCAAGAAAACGATCATGGCCGTGAGTGGTCTGGTCATGCTCCTGTACCTGGGCGTCCACATGATCGGCAACCTGAAGATCTTCTTCGGGGCCGGGGAGTTCAACCAGTACGCCCACTGGCTGCGCACCATGGGCGAGCCCTTCCTCCACTACGAGTGGGCGCTGTGGCTCGTCCGGGTCGTGCTGGTCGCCGCCGTGGTCCTGCACGCGGTGTCCGCGTACCAGCTGAGCCGTCGCGACATCAGGGCACGCCCCAGCAAGTACGTCCACAAGAAGCCGCGCGCGAGCTACGCCACGCGCACCATGCGCTGGGGCGGCATCATCCTCGCCCTGTTCATCGTCTGGCACATCCTCGACCTGACCACCGGCACGGTGCACCCGGGCGGGTTCCAGTCCGGACGCCCGTACCAGAACGTCGTCGACACGTTCTCGACCTGGTACGGCAACACCGTCTACATCGTCGCGATGCTCGCCCTCGGCCTGCATGTCCGGCACGGGTTCTGGAGCGCCGCGCAAACCCTCGGCGTGGGCAGCGCGACCCGCGACCGCATCCTCAAGGCGACCGCCAACGCCCTCGCGCTGGTGCTGACGGCGGGCTTCGTCGCCGTGCCCGTCGCCGTCATGACCGGAGTGGTGAGCTGACATGAGCGACTACACGCAGTACGGGACGGGCGCGCCCCTCGTCGACGGGAAGGCCCCCGCCGGCCCCGTCGCCGACCGCTGGGACACCCGCCGCTTCGAGGCCAAACTGGTCAACCC
The Streptomyces sp. NBC_00234 DNA segment above includes these coding regions:
- a CDS encoding succinate dehydrogenase, whose translation is MALATRTDRRPSMTRTLWDSTVGKKTIMAVSGLVMLLYLGVHMIGNLKIFFGAGEFNQYAHWLRTMGEPFLHYEWALWLVRVVLVAAVVLHAVSAYQLSRRDIRARPSKYVHKKPRASYATRTMRWGGIILALFIVWHILDLTTGTVHPGGFQSGRPYQNVVDTFSTWYGNTVYIVAMLALGLHVRHGFWSAAQTLGVGSATRDRILKATANALALVLTAGFVAVPVAVMTGVVS
- a CDS encoding universal stress protein codes for the protein MTEQQRHQFERGTDGPKVIVAGIDGSESSMRAAAYAAGLARRQNAMLALVYVQPVMPAGAALGAPVADVTGEVAEGLVSEIRESTERLKDIWNVRWEFHTFRGDPYNGLVTAADELKADAVVVGASESAGHRFVGSVAVRLVKAGRWPVTVVP
- a CDS encoding LysR family transcriptional regulator, which codes for MQFQQLAYFVAVAETRHFTRAAEEVHVSQPSLSQQIKALESELGAELFSRARGNIALTDAGEALLPLARRILADADTARHEVQELVQLRRGRIRLGATPSLCTGLLPDVLRAFHDLHPGIRLLLEEGGSHDLVRQLARGALDLALVVLPLPAASPALTTVELLHEDLVVVSSAAEPAPGRKGRVRIADLQGAPLVMFRHGYDLRELTVAACRAEGFEPSFTVEGGEMDAVLGFVRAGLGVAVVPSMVANRAGHDLRTTPLASPGLRRTIALAHRSDVAPPRAARELQKVLLAAHGPERT
- a CDS encoding SCO0930 family lipoprotein, whose protein sequence is MNTWRNASLVVTATALLALTTACGQEKGTDAPNGQTVGNALPAEQPADSGYGSDGGYGSEAGTDAAAPKAAGQLAVWDSKSLGKVLTDSAGFTLYRFDKDTASPPASNCEGECAKTWPVVPAGNAVAAPGTDAGLLGEVVRADGTKQLTVAGWPMYRYAQDTGPGDAKGQGVGGTWFAAAPDGKKAAANAGGAEPADLAGLSVRKDPKLGEIVVDKRGMTVYRFKKDSAWPMKSACTGDCLKKWPVVEPVAKNDVEGITTKGFVTFDRPDGIKQQSLDCWPIYTFSGDANPGDTNGQGVGGTWYAVSPDAKLVGAPK
- a CDS encoding class F sortase encodes the protein MGRDHWGAERTRRAPWGAIALVMLTGLALMRNGTDLAPGPPQPAAAASLKERQDPAAAPLAGDPVQPLPYAPAARVKINSIRVDAPMIDVNLDPNGWIEAPPPEDPNLAGWYQNGISPGQRGTAVVVGHVDNMSGPAVFYGLGAIKKGQRVEVARYDGRIAVFEVYGVDVFAKNDFPGARVYGDTGHAELRVITCGGGYSKAGGYDGNVVVFARMVATR
- a CDS encoding polysaccharide deacetylase family protein, with the translated sequence MKSDQQPPDRRTLLRLALGLGAATAVHLIAADPAATPVRPGGAPPAGAAGPPAHARARTSAYRLQPMTAQTPPRFRRAAPAVRTRPLEELPDLGRSMVLSFDDGPDPRYTPGILATLREHRVRAMFFVCGEMAVDNQDLLREMAADGHLVGNHSWSHPLIPRLSRAGIRDELGRTSDVIEKALGEAPLWYRAPYGAWNRNSFEVGSALGMEPLAWTVDTLDWTAPGTDTIVRRVLDGAAPGVVVLSHDAGGDRSQSVAALRRYLPELLADGYRITVPHRR
- a CDS encoding SAM-dependent methyltransferase — encoded protein: MERPAWAPQGIDISVPSVSRMYDFYLGGSHNFEVDREAARKAMEFMPGLPKIMQANRAFMRRAVHYAATEGISQFLDIGSGIPTFGNVHEVAQAADSGARVAYVDHDPVAVAHSQAVLEGVGNAVIAAADLRSPQEILKNPEVSGLLDFDRPVALLLVAVLHFIEDTDDPYTAVAELSEALAPGSLIVITHASYEGIPLSQEEAGGTVDVYRNIRNPLVMRSRAQVSRFFEGYEMVDPGLVSMPNWRPEAPVVEGQEDPFAFSGFAGVGRKA
- a CDS encoding bestrophin-like domain; this translates as MSEWLVLTIAMASACAVVLTIAVLNNRRIGEDDDPSETPDVIEYMTMMIGVVYAIVLGLAIAGVWEGRSAAQESVRLEAQALHEVSARSSVYPVEVRDRIRADVNAYVTYVVEDEWKAMTETGSLTDRGTRLLDRVRADVTDYEPKTDHEGQAYQPLVDQVAAADDARGSRGQSAGATMPGVVWFGLITGAMVTVGLIFTLQIRRTFRELLLAGLFSVLIAFLLFLIWDFDSPFGRGISATTAPFVDLFPHASGG
- a CDS encoding putative bifunctional diguanylate cyclase/phosphodiesterase codes for the protein MSIPAQASGAPDAEPDGPEGRLRRFATIWSRAIFPSTATSMTRQEFEQHLLPLARELSEILHARPFDPAPAHGVGGALVAAHCTDPDALSSTLGVIDSYLVLYCGSNGPVELSTEDSRARCARMQHAFAGGFTRALRERTLAEQEAIARSALVARSHAEHVLHATEARFRAVFSDAAIGIGIADLEGNILEVNDTLTRMFGGLEHHVRSHKVNEWVHPEDSPQVWKYYNELVRGEREHYRVEKPYYRNDGTVLWTNLTVSLLRDSEGKPEYQLALMEDTTERRLLNLRLRYEATHDALTGLPNRTLFFERLEKALAAKGGTRFGLCYLDLDGFKAINDSLGHAAGDRLLVEVADRLQSCATAPGEMVARLGGDEFVALTTGPSTEDEVDELACRILGVLATPIRLDGRELTVRGSIGVVEGPAGERTAAEVLRSADITMYRAKSAGGNRFELADEEADARAITRHGLTTALPAALDRGEFFIEYQPLVHLGDGSVHGAEALVRWCHPQHGVLGPDRFIPLAEHTGLIVPLGRWVLEESVRQANFWQERHSDGGPLRINVNLSPTQLHHPRLVAETVDVLERSGLEPGALCLEVTESALIGADDDLLKPLRQLAEMGVDIALDDFGTGYSNLANLRRLPVSVLKLDRSFTQGMQQHPADPVDLKIVEGIVSLAHSLDLAVTVEGVETGAQAEQLRQLGCDTAQGWYYARPGAPDRIHSLLLADAV